In one Hymenobacter sp. DG25B genomic region, the following are encoded:
- a CDS encoding OmpP1/FadL family transporter: protein MSSKKFAGFVGLVVLSALAAPRSQGQGLGNSPYSRLGLGDEVPNTGGVRQQGMGGAGLAAPNGAHVNDQNPAMLFYTTRTTFELGLNGQYKTVKNQVASQKDGSATLGYMVLAVPLSSRWAASLGLRPYSVVDFEAKAVDKVQGDPNARSLKQYEGTGSLSQVYLAQGVKVAKGLTVGATASYIFGAIDQKTKATLLTDTTSVSPSTTTAVVGEHTYYSDFNFRVGTHYRTALNSNLNLNVGGTYTFDSKLDGTNSVVLDRERIDGTLLERTPVQDDQPGAATLPSTIQGGISFDNNKNWTVAADASQTKWSDYRGFRGTNATPLDNTFRVAAGGELTPDPTSVDSYFKRVTYRVGLSVASMPYRPAGQTLYDRSVSWGFTLPVPSATALDAAAVNLSFTYGMRGNTDVSTAFPKGNIQEDYLRAQLGFTLNNRWFIKRRVE from the coding sequence ATGTCAAGTAAGAAATTCGCCGGCTTCGTTGGCTTGGTAGTACTCAGTGCGCTGGCCGCTCCACGCAGCCAGGGACAAGGTCTCGGTAACTCTCCTTACTCCCGGTTGGGGCTGGGTGATGAGGTGCCCAATACCGGCGGCGTTCGGCAGCAGGGTATGGGCGGTGCCGGCCTGGCCGCCCCCAATGGGGCCCACGTGAACGACCAAAACCCGGCCATGCTGTTCTACACCACGCGCACCACTTTTGAGCTGGGCCTGAACGGGCAGTACAAAACAGTGAAGAACCAGGTAGCCTCGCAGAAAGATGGGAGTGCTACGCTGGGCTATATGGTGCTGGCCGTGCCGCTGTCCAGCCGGTGGGCAGCTTCCCTGGGGCTGCGGCCCTATAGCGTGGTCGACTTCGAGGCCAAAGCCGTAGATAAGGTGCAGGGCGACCCCAATGCCCGCTCCTTGAAGCAGTATGAAGGTACGGGCAGTCTGAGCCAGGTATACCTGGCGCAGGGTGTGAAGGTGGCCAAAGGCCTCACGGTAGGAGCCACCGCTTCCTACATCTTCGGGGCTATTGATCAGAAAACCAAAGCCACGCTTCTAACCGATACCACCTCCGTTAGCCCGTCTACCACCACCGCCGTGGTAGGGGAGCATACCTATTACTCCGACTTCAACTTCCGGGTAGGTACGCATTACCGCACGGCGCTCAACAGCAACCTGAATCTGAATGTGGGCGGTACGTATACGTTTGACTCTAAGCTGGATGGTACTAACTCCGTAGTGCTGGATCGGGAGCGGATTGATGGCACCCTGCTGGAACGGACGCCCGTGCAGGATGACCAGCCGGGCGCGGCTACGCTGCCTTCCACCATTCAGGGTGGGATTTCCTTCGATAATAACAAGAACTGGACCGTAGCGGCCGATGCCAGCCAGACCAAGTGGTCGGATTACCGGGGCTTTAGAGGCACCAATGCCACCCCGCTGGATAATACCTTCCGGGTAGCGGCCGGGGGCGAGCTGACTCCTGATCCAACCTCCGTCGACAGCTACTTTAAGCGGGTAACCTACCGCGTGGGCCTCAGCGTGGCCTCCATGCCCTACCGCCCGGCCGGCCAAACTCTCTACGACCGGTCCGTTAGCTGGGGCTTTACCTTGCCCGTACCCTCGGCTACGGCCCTGGATGCGGCCGCTGTAAACCTATCCTTTACCTATGGCATGCGCGGCAATACGGATGTAAGCACGGCTTTCCCCAAGGGCAACATTCAGGAAGATTACCTGCGCGCTCAGCTGGGCTTTACGCTGAACAACCGTTGGTTTATCAAGCGCCGCGTAGAATAG
- a CDS encoding peptidylprolyl isomerase gives MALIKTIREKSGWAVGTVAIGMLLFIVGGDLIGGKNRLFNRNETVVGEVAGEKVEYDEYQRVLEDTKQAFIAQNQRQPDENTMGYLREQAWNKILYRLAFQKEFDALGLKVSDEELTDMVQGKNIHPSIRQAFSDPQTGQFDRNKVLSYLRNLDKLPPQAQDAWYNFEANLAPERLGNKYNNLIKLSTYVTSAEAKRFAEDNNARASISYLLVPYFSISDSAVKVTDDQLQAYLDKHKSQYKSEESRTIEYVTIPVSASTEDSTSIKTTIDQLAQQFATAPNDSMFVKLNTDPEYPYNGAFLSPADLPEKLRQNLPLTPGKVYGPYAENGTYSLFKVTGTKAGALPAARASHILIKPADATPAAKAAALAKAKEVLAKIKGGADFATMARQYGSDGTTATGGDLGWFTKGRMVPEFENAVFAASSAGLLPNPVETSFGYHIIKVTAPKTTQTYQVAAVQKSITPSDATREAAYARAQELKGKATDLESFRAAVAADKTLQKQEAKGLDKGAQTVNNLQGARELVRWAYYNDGKKTEVGDVSEVFEIGDQYVLAVLTGTREKGTVDLASVKPELTALVRNEEKAKQIMAKLQGKSGSLEQIAAAYGPGAQVNKADNVAMGTGMIPGVGNEPVAVGTAFGLNPGQKSAPIQGEQGVLIVQLNKMDRLNTPADINAIKRQLLVQRTSRMDGAIYEAIKSKAEIKDNRPRFF, from the coding sequence ATGGCATTAATTAAAACGATTCGGGAAAAATCGGGCTGGGCAGTCGGCACCGTTGCCATCGGGATGCTGCTCTTTATTGTCGGTGGCGACCTTATTGGGGGCAAAAACCGTCTTTTCAACCGTAATGAAACCGTCGTAGGCGAAGTTGCGGGCGAGAAAGTGGAATACGATGAGTATCAGCGCGTACTGGAGGATACTAAGCAGGCCTTTATTGCTCAGAACCAGCGCCAGCCCGACGAAAACACCATGGGCTACCTGCGCGAGCAGGCCTGGAACAAAATTCTCTACCGCCTGGCCTTCCAGAAGGAGTTCGACGCCCTCGGCCTGAAGGTTTCCGACGAAGAGTTGACCGACATGGTGCAGGGCAAGAACATTCACCCCAGCATCAGGCAGGCTTTCTCCGACCCACAGACGGGTCAGTTCGACCGCAACAAGGTGCTGAGCTACCTGCGCAACCTGGACAAGCTCCCGCCCCAGGCCCAGGACGCCTGGTATAACTTCGAAGCCAACCTGGCGCCCGAGCGCCTGGGCAACAAGTATAACAACCTCATTAAGCTTTCTACCTACGTAACGTCGGCGGAGGCTAAGCGCTTTGCTGAGGACAACAATGCCCGCGCCAGCATCAGCTACCTGCTGGTACCCTACTTCTCCATCTCCGACTCGGCCGTGAAAGTGACCGATGACCAGCTGCAGGCGTACCTGGATAAGCACAAGAGCCAGTACAAGTCGGAAGAAAGCCGCACCATTGAGTACGTGACTATTCCGGTTTCGGCTTCTACGGAAGACAGCACCTCCATTAAAACCACCATCGACCAGCTGGCCCAGCAGTTTGCTACTGCCCCCAACGACTCGATGTTCGTGAAACTGAACACCGACCCCGAGTATCCTTACAATGGTGCTTTCCTGTCGCCGGCTGATCTGCCCGAGAAGCTGCGTCAGAACCTGCCGCTCACGCCCGGCAAAGTGTATGGCCCATATGCTGAGAACGGCACCTATAGCCTGTTCAAAGTAACCGGCACCAAAGCCGGCGCGCTGCCTGCTGCCCGCGCCAGCCACATTCTCATTAAGCCCGCTGACGCCACCCCGGCCGCTAAAGCCGCGGCACTGGCTAAAGCCAAGGAAGTACTCGCTAAAATCAAAGGTGGGGCTGATTTCGCGACTATGGCGCGCCAGTACGGTTCAGACGGTACCACCGCCACCGGCGGCGACCTGGGCTGGTTCACGAAGGGCCGCATGGTGCCCGAATTCGAAAACGCCGTATTCGCGGCTTCTTCGGCTGGCCTGCTACCTAATCCGGTAGAAACCTCCTTCGGTTACCACATCATTAAAGTAACGGCGCCCAAAACCACGCAAACCTACCAAGTGGCGGCCGTGCAAAAATCCATTACGCCTTCTGATGCTACCCGCGAGGCGGCTTATGCCCGTGCCCAAGAGCTAAAAGGCAAAGCCACCGACCTCGAGTCTTTCCGGGCCGCTGTAGCCGCCGATAAAACCCTGCAGAAGCAGGAAGCCAAAGGCCTCGACAAAGGTGCTCAGACGGTGAACAACCTGCAGGGCGCCCGCGAGCTGGTGCGCTGGGCTTACTATAACGACGGTAAGAAAACCGAAGTTGGTGACGTTTCGGAGGTATTCGAAATCGGTGACCAGTACGTGTTAGCCGTGCTCACCGGCACCCGCGAGAAGGGCACGGTGGACCTGGCCAGCGTAAAGCCTGAGCTGACGGCCCTGGTGCGCAACGAAGAGAAAGCCAAGCAGATTATGGCCAAGCTGCAGGGTAAATCCGGTTCGCTGGAGCAGATTGCGGCTGCCTATGGCCCCGGTGCTCAAGTAAACAAAGCCGATAACGTGGCCATGGGTACCGGTATGATTCCCGGCGTTGGCAATGAGCCCGTAGCGGTGGGTACGGCCTTCGGCCTGAACCCCGGCCAGAAGTCTGCCCCCATTCAGGGCGAGCAGGGGGTACTGATTGTGCAGCTCAACAAGATGGACCGTCTCAACACCCCCGCCGATATCAACGCCATTAAGCGCCAACTGTTGGTGCAGCGTACCTCGCGCATGGATGGTGCCATCTACGAAGCCATCAAGAGCAAAGCAGAAATCAAAGACAACCGCCCGCGCTTCTTCTAA
- the lptC gene encoding LPS export ABC transporter periplasmic protein LptC, translated as MSSHGRHWLWSGLLLAALGTACESKSTASVKPVVYKGPLLESQHVTILFSDSAKLQIKLTAPVQQQFENGDQVFPKGMQVVFFGKDKQVVNTLSGNYGKFDRNSNLYIVRGNVRVNNAEKQQKLSTEELFYNKQKGTIYTDKFVRVETQTEILTGTGLTANQEFSRYKILKPAGIFTVEPPAAE; from the coding sequence ATGAGCAGCCACGGCAGGCATTGGCTTTGGAGCGGGTTGCTGCTGGCAGCGTTGGGCACCGCCTGCGAGTCAAAGTCGACGGCCAGTGTGAAGCCCGTGGTGTATAAGGGCCCCTTGCTGGAAAGCCAGCACGTCACCATCCTATTTAGCGACTCGGCCAAGCTGCAGATAAAGCTGACGGCCCCCGTGCAGCAGCAGTTCGAAAACGGCGACCAGGTATTTCCCAAAGGCATGCAGGTCGTCTTTTTCGGGAAAGATAAGCAGGTGGTCAATACCCTCAGCGGCAACTACGGCAAGTTCGACCGGAACAGCAACCTGTATATCGTGCGCGGCAATGTGCGGGTGAATAACGCCGAGAAGCAGCAAAAGCTGAGTACTGAGGAGCTATTCTACAACAAACAGAAGGGAACAATTTACACCGATAAGTTTGTGCGGGTAGAAACCCAGACGGAAATTCTCACCGGCACCGGCCTGACCGCCAACCAGGAGTTTTCGCGCTATAAAATTCTCAAGCCCGCCGGTATTTTTACTGTTGAGCCCCCGGCGGCTGAATAA